From the genome of Leptolyngbya subtilissima AS-A7, one region includes:
- a CDS encoding thiolase family protein: protein MNTTAYIVSTVRTAVGKAPRGTLRHTSPDDMGAAAVRGALEHIPALVSDHIDDVIMGCAMPEAEQGYNLGRLIALRAGLPDSVSGCTVNRLCASGLQSIAMATQAIAWGQSDVIVAGGVESMSIIPMGGHQFSPSTELFAEMPDAYIPMGLTAEKVADRFQVSRADQDAFALRSHQKALAAQAAGRFKAEIVPITVRTTEYIDGHPHTHELIFDTDEGPRADTSLEALNQLKPVFKANGTVTAGTSSQMSDGAAATVVVGENTLRELGLQPLGRLLGFAVAGVPPEIMGIGPIAAIPKVLKQVGLTLDDIGLIELNEAFAAQSLAVIRELGLNEDIVNVNGGAIALGHPLGCSGAKLTATLLHEMQRRGTRYGLVTMCVGGGMGAAGVFENLMR, encoded by the coding sequence ATGAACACCACCGCCTACATCGTCAGCACCGTCCGTACCGCCGTGGGCAAAGCGCCCCGCGGTACCCTCCGCCACACCAGCCCCGATGACATGGGAGCCGCCGCCGTTCGGGGTGCACTGGAGCACATTCCCGCCCTGGTCTCTGACCACATCGACGATGTGATCATGGGCTGCGCCATGCCTGAGGCCGAGCAAGGGTATAACCTAGGCCGGCTAATTGCCTTGCGAGCGGGTTTGCCCGACTCGGTCTCTGGTTGCACCGTCAACCGACTGTGCGCCTCAGGGCTGCAATCGATTGCCATGGCCACCCAGGCGATCGCCTGGGGCCAGTCCGACGTGATCGTGGCGGGCGGCGTTGAGTCTATGAGCATCATCCCCATGGGCGGGCACCAGTTCTCCCCCAGCACCGAGCTGTTTGCGGAGATGCCTGACGCCTACATTCCCATGGGTCTCACCGCCGAGAAAGTCGCCGATCGCTTCCAGGTTTCCCGCGCTGACCAAGATGCCTTTGCCCTGCGATCGCACCAAAAAGCCCTCGCCGCCCAGGCTGCCGGTCGGTTCAAAGCCGAAATTGTCCCCATCACCGTGCGCACCACCGAGTACATTGACGGCCACCCTCACACCCACGAACTCATCTTCGACACCGACGAAGGCCCCCGCGCCGACACCAGCCTCGAAGCCCTGAACCAGCTCAAACCCGTCTTCAAAGCCAACGGCACCGTCACCGCTGGCACATCCTCCCAAATGTCTGACGGAGCCGCCGCCACCGTCGTTGTGGGCGAAAATACCCTCCGCGAACTGGGCCTGCAACCCCTCGGTCGCCTACTCGGCTTCGCCGTCGCTGGAGTCCCCCCCGAAATCATGGGCATTGGCCCCATCGCCGCCATTCCCAAAGTGCTGAAGCAGGTCGGCCTCACCCTCGACGACATCGGCCTGATCGAACTCAACGAGGCCTTCGCCGCCCAATCCCTCGCCGTCATTCGCGAACTGGGCCTCAACGAAGACATTGTCAACGTCAACGGCGGTGCGATCGCCCTCGGCCACCCCCTTGGCTGCTCCGGTGCCAAACTCACCGCCACCCTACTCCACGAAATGCAACGACGCGGCACCCGCTATGGCCTAGTGACCATGTGCGTTGGCGGCGGCATGGGCGCGGCGGGGGTGTTTGAAAACTTGATGCGATGA
- a CDS encoding 3-hydroxyacyl-CoA dehydrogenase/enoyl-CoA hydratase family protein, giving the protein MQTPFRTAAVLGAGVMGTQIAAHLANAGLTVHLLELPSPKGSKNDLVEGAFKKACKQSPPIFYSQQAVKRVILGNYEEHFERLSTVDWVIEAVVENLAVKQELFARVERTVGPDAVISTNTSGLLIRQVAEGRSKSFRKRFLGTHFFNPPRYLKLLELIPTADTDPAVVERVAAFGRDRLGKGIVGAKDTPNFIANRIGVFVSMLGLRSFIRGDYTIEEIDTLTGTLVGRPKSATFRTADLVGLDTLLYVADNLYPAIPHDERRELFQPPELMRKLVATGTLGAKSGQGFYKKVEGEIRSLNPKTFGYESPRPVNLGNLEGLKKHDLAERLRHLYRDRSRAGDFFRQTILETLAYSANRIPEIADSPADIDRAMTWGFGWEIGPFAIWDALGFDRVIQDMTQAGLTLPPWLKPMQATGATGFYSSDPAITAPTVYVPGESYVALEIPSHELHLVDLKAKPPLWHNSEAALLDAGDGVALFEFRSKANTLSTKVVEGLGAALEWLAAHDNYHGMVIGNEGPNFCVGINLAEVGKIAQWENLNPLNRNHRTIAKLLNDVQTLVQRIYYFPKPVVAAIQGRALGGGCELAMACPHVVADAETYIGLVELGVGLIPAGGGLMRLARWASQRAISDEPADILPWLKQVFRTVGMAQVSNSAHEGIELGFLPATTQIVMNGDRRLYAAKQEVLCLHRMGYAPPPRQPIPVLGQPARAMLEHMAYVMHAGNYISDYDRSLANRLAYVLTGGDLTIPGSVEESYLFNLERDNFLPLIDEPKTKERLLHMLKTKKPLRN; this is encoded by the coding sequence ATGCAAACACCATTCCGCACCGCCGCTGTTCTCGGAGCCGGGGTCATGGGTACCCAAATTGCGGCTCACTTGGCCAATGCCGGGCTTACAGTTCACCTGTTAGAACTGCCCTCCCCAAAAGGCAGCAAAAACGACTTGGTAGAAGGAGCTTTCAAAAAAGCCTGTAAGCAGTCGCCGCCAATTTTCTACAGTCAGCAAGCGGTGAAGCGAGTCATTCTGGGCAACTACGAAGAACATTTCGAGCGCCTGTCTACGGTGGACTGGGTAATTGAGGCGGTGGTCGAAAATCTCGCCGTCAAGCAGGAGTTGTTTGCGCGGGTCGAGCGCACCGTTGGCCCAGACGCAGTAATTTCTACCAACACCAGCGGGCTGCTGATTCGTCAGGTAGCTGAGGGGCGATCGAAATCCTTCAGAAAGCGGTTTTTGGGCACCCACTTCTTTAACCCGCCTCGCTACTTGAAACTGCTCGAACTCATCCCCACCGCCGACACCGACCCCGCTGTGGTTGAGCGTGTGGCCGCCTTTGGCCGCGATCGCCTGGGTAAAGGCATCGTCGGGGCCAAAGACACCCCCAACTTCATTGCCAACCGCATCGGTGTCTTCGTGTCGATGCTGGGTCTGCGCTCCTTCATTCGGGGCGACTACACCATCGAAGAGATCGACACCCTCACCGGCACCCTGGTGGGGCGGCCCAAGTCGGCCACCTTCCGCACCGCCGATTTGGTGGGGCTCGACACGCTGCTCTATGTCGCCGATAACCTCTATCCCGCCATTCCCCACGACGAGCGGCGCGAGCTGTTTCAGCCCCCAGAGCTGATGCGCAAGCTAGTAGCCACCGGCACCTTAGGGGCCAAGTCGGGCCAGGGCTTTTACAAAAAAGTAGAGGGCGAAATTCGCTCGCTAAATCCCAAAACCTTTGGCTATGAATCACCGCGCCCGGTAAACCTAGGAAATTTGGAAGGGCTGAAAAAACACGATTTAGCTGAACGGCTGCGTCACTTATATAGAGATCGCAGCCGAGCCGGAGATTTCTTCCGCCAGACCATACTTGAAACCTTGGCCTACAGCGCCAACCGCATTCCCGAAATTGCCGACAGCCCCGCCGACATCGATCGCGCCATGACTTGGGGCTTTGGCTGGGAAATTGGCCCCTTCGCCATCTGGGATGCCTTAGGTTTTGACCGGGTAATTCAGGACATGACCCAGGCTGGGCTGACTCTGCCCCCCTGGCTAAAGCCCATGCAGGCGACTGGTGCCACGGGCTTCTATAGCTCCGACCCCGCCATCACCGCGCCCACCGTCTACGTGCCCGGCGAAAGCTATGTTGCTCTGGAAATCCCCAGCCATGAACTGCATCTAGTCGATTTAAAAGCCAAACCACCGCTCTGGCACAACAGCGAGGCCGCCCTGCTCGATGCTGGAGACGGAGTTGCTCTATTCGAGTTTCGCTCCAAGGCCAACACTCTCAGCACCAAAGTAGTTGAAGGCCTCGGTGCTGCCCTCGAATGGCTGGCCGCCCACGACAACTACCACGGCATGGTGATTGGCAACGAAGGCCCCAACTTCTGCGTCGGCATCAACCTGGCCGAGGTAGGCAAAATCGCCCAGTGGGAAAACCTCAACCCCCTCAACCGCAACCATCGCACCATCGCCAAGCTGCTCAATGACGTCCAGACCCTAGTGCAGCGCATCTACTACTTCCCCAAACCCGTAGTTGCCGCCATTCAGGGGCGGGCGCTGGGGGGCGGCTGCGAACTCGCCATGGCCTGCCCCCACGTAGTCGCCGATGCCGAAACCTACATCGGCCTGGTGGAACTTGGGGTTGGCCTCATCCCCGCCGGGGGCGGCCTCATGCGCCTCGCCCGCTGGGCTAGCCAGCGCGCCATCTCCGACGAACCCGCCGACATTTTGCCCTGGTTGAAGCAGGTGTTTCGCACCGTCGGCATGGCCCAGGTTTCTAACAGCGCCCACGAAGGCATCGAGCTAGGCTTTTTGCCTGCCACCACGCAGATCGTGATGAATGGCGATCGCCGCCTCTACGCCGCCAAGCAAGAAGTGCTTTGTCTCCACCGCATGGGCTACGCCCCCCCACCCCGCCAGCCCATCCCCGTGCTCGGCCAACCCGCCCGCGCCATGCTCGAACACATGGCCTACGTCATGCACGCTGGTAACTACATCAGCGACTACGATCGCAGCCTCGCCAACCGCCTCGCCTACGTCCTCACCGGCGGTGACCTCACCATCCCCGGCTCCGTAGAGGAGTCCTATCTCTTCAACTTAGAGCGCGACAACTTCCTCCCCCTCATCGACGAACCCAAGACCAAAGAACGCCTGCTGCACATGCTGAAGACAAAGAAACCGCTGAGGAACTAG
- a CDS encoding AMP-dependent synthetase/ligase: protein MTTPTLFNLALREAYSLWHPKNANQIEPSIPTGAACPSPAILHRTLPSLLDGADGLAIINDRALNQWRKGRWQSFSTEAFRRAVEEFALGLETFGLQRGDRVALMMHSDVGFAIADFGTLLAGFVNVPIDLTQTIENILLILQEVEAPLLVISNPALLEQIRPYLWEVPTLKTVIVAEVPDGWQAEQTGGSEVSASDAVLPIPASETCLQIPHLLCETPTQQPCLPVPQALRVCSLAEVREWGRPGWSTEAIQTLEDAIAPADLATIIYIASETKRPKGVMLSHEAIAANVLASFSSYPNLQTGPDEVALLFLPLNHIFARVFLYGHLAWGHSIYFSDPNHLIKHLRRVKPTLLITVPRLLEKVHERILDQVNHLSHFDRRVLQWAINLTARFDPSQPPQKLYRLQMQLAERLVFVKWREVFGGRLKACICGGAALSSNLVKFFSAAGVPVYQGYGLTETSGVLTYTRAGHNRPGTVGLPIPGVEIALAADQEVLVRAPFLMQGYYHDPAATAVALTPDGWLHTGDFGTLDTDGFLTITGVKKALFKLCTGKYVSPRPLEQELMASPLVAKAITVGANHKFCAMVIVPDLDALRHQVEHWDLDLTQPDWWHHPRITALYQSLIDTANCHFPYWSTVRKFALVDQSEGLDEVVERLYGDGGVRGDGGDEGDGEACPVYARSLMRY, encoded by the coding sequence ATGACTACCCCAACTCTCTTCAATCTCGCGCTTCGCGAAGCGTATAGCCTGTGGCACCCCAAAAACGCGAACCAAATCGAACCGAGTATTCCTACAGGAGCTGCATGTCCCAGTCCCGCCATCCTTCACCGTACCCTGCCGTCTTTGCTCGATGGTGCTGATGGCTTAGCTATCATCAATGATCGCGCGCTCAATCAATGGCGCAAAGGGAGATGGCAGTCTTTTTCCACTGAAGCTTTTCGTCGGGCGGTAGAAGAATTTGCCCTGGGGTTAGAGACTTTTGGGTTGCAACGGGGCGATCGCGTTGCCCTAATGATGCACAGCGATGTGGGGTTTGCGATCGCCGACTTCGGCACCTTGCTGGCTGGGTTCGTCAACGTGCCCATCGACCTTACCCAGACCATCGAAAACATTCTGCTGATTTTGCAAGAGGTTGAAGCGCCGCTGCTGGTGATCTCTAACCCTGCCTTGCTCGAACAAATTCGCCCCTACTTGTGGGAAGTGCCCACCTTGAAAACCGTGATTGTGGCCGAGGTGCCTGACGGTTGGCAGGCTGAGCAGACCGGAGGCAGTGAGGTTTCAGCCTCGGATGCAGTGCTGCCGATACCAGCTTCTGAAACCTGTTTACAAATTCCCCATCTACTCTGTGAAACTCCTACTCAGCAGCCGTGTCTGCCAGTACCCCAGGCGCTGCGGGTGTGCTCTTTAGCCGAGGTGCGTGAGTGGGGACGACCGGGGTGGTCAACCGAGGCTATTCAGACTTTGGAAGATGCGATCGCCCCCGCCGATTTAGCCACCATCATCTACATTGCCAGCGAGACCAAGCGCCCTAAGGGGGTGATGCTCAGTCATGAGGCGATCGCCGCCAACGTGTTGGCTTCATTTTCTAGCTATCCCAACCTTCAAACCGGTCCCGACGAAGTCGCCCTGCTGTTTTTGCCCCTCAACCACATCTTTGCCCGCGTGTTTTTATATGGGCATTTGGCTTGGGGCCACAGCATTTATTTCTCAGACCCCAACCACCTAATCAAGCACTTGCGTCGAGTCAAGCCCACTCTTTTAATTACTGTGCCTCGGCTGTTAGAGAAAGTGCATGAGCGCATTCTCGACCAAGTTAACCACCTCAGCCATTTCGACCGCCGAGTGCTGCAATGGGCCATCAATCTCACAGCTCGGTTCGACCCTAGTCAGCCGCCCCAAAAGCTCTACCGTCTGCAAATGCAGCTGGCCGAACGGCTCGTGTTTGTCAAATGGCGTGAGGTGTTTGGCGGCCGGCTCAAAGCCTGTATCTGTGGTGGCGCCGCCCTATCTAGCAACCTCGTCAAGTTTTTCTCGGCGGCGGGGGTGCCCGTCTATCAAGGCTACGGCCTCACCGAAACCAGCGGCGTCCTCACCTATACTCGCGCTGGCCATAACCGCCCCGGCACCGTTGGCCTGCCTATTCCCGGCGTTGAGATTGCCCTCGCCGCCGACCAAGAAGTTTTGGTGCGCGCGCCCTTTCTCATGCAGGGCTACTACCACGACCCTGCTGCCACCGCCGTCGCCCTCACTCCCGATGGCTGGCTACACACCGGCGACTTCGGCACCCTCGATACCGATGGCTTTCTCACCATCACCGGGGTGAAGAAGGCCCTATTCAAACTCTGCACCGGCAAATATGTCTCCCCCCGCCCCCTAGAGCAAGAGCTAATGGCCTCCCCCTTGGTGGCCAAGGCCATCACCGTCGGTGCTAACCACAAGTTCTGCGCCATGGTGATCGTTCCTGACCTAGACGCCCTGCGCCACCAGGTCGAGCATTGGGACCTTGACCTCACCCAACCCGACTGGTGGCACCATCCCCGCATCACTGCCCTTTACCAAAGCCTGATCGACACCGCCAATTGCCATTTCCCCTACTGGTCCACCGTGCGCAAATTTGCCCTAGTTGATCAAAGCGAGGGGCTAGATGAGGTGGTGGAGCGGTTGTATGGGGACGGAGGAGTTAGGGGGGATGGAGGAGATGAAGGGGATGGGGAGGCTTGTCCGGTGTACGCGCGATCGCTAATGCGCTACTAG
- a CDS encoding EAL domain-containing protein has translation MPPFDCAVLVISDADVTASSLQNLLEQADQGLGQVLAVGYDGPILELCHAHNLRLIFLDADRPDTRKFDCLKQLKAHLGDRCPPIVAIGPNEADTATQALKAGATDYWVQERLSPARLRQTLEALPWADHQPAIAELDAFRVTLSDALRSLADPIEIQVTASRILGEYLNASRTLYFECRNDIYCVERDYTSGVDTIAGCYPVTAFGLTIFSEFCAGRSVVVADVVADPRLSPAERATYASVQILAYMGIPLVKNGNFVAGLAVHSSTPRIWTQAEVNLAEETAERTWAAVERAQAEVALNQSEEKYRTLFQNIDQGFCLLELIFDEQGQAVDFRCLETNPAFVKHAGQPMAGKRIRELVPDFEQIWIDTYGQVALTGKPVRLEHVVKGLGNQWFETSAFRYGGAGSRIVAVLFTNITDRKQAELSLKDSEEQFRLLSEISPVGIFRNDIHGQCTYANAKTLEITGLFLEENLGGGWGKYLHPDDRDWMYAAWLTFVEQTRLGQPATYYVEHRFLYQDGSLRWVLGQAVPEHNGQGELVGFIGTVTDITDRKQAQEKLTRELNRSKALLEGSSDGIVVLNLQGYVVAANESYARMLGRTLEDTLTLHVSDWDAQWSPAELNRIVASRQFVGRTFETVHRCQDGSTYDVEVTVSAVDTDDEFLHLCICRDISERKRHEANAAFLVEVTSDLSRLTTAEEIMQTTGAKLGAYLQLSDCSFVVLDHVAQEATITYDWHLENGIPLTGVYRLSDFLTPDFLRDTRDGKPFVVCDTETDPRTNAANYASLNIHAFCTVSFHQDGQLRSLLAVYDAKPRQWRADEIELVGELTNQIFPRLERARADAALQRYNETLETRVAERTAELSQSLAALQQSEERLHHLAHHDPLTGLPNRLWLNLHLEQSIQQATRQQTKLAVLFVDLDRFKHINDSLGHRAGDGLLQQLGDRLRQGLRTNDCIARISGDEFVVVLEDVKDVAHIGTAISRLMTVFEAPFKLEGQTVHMTSSIGISLFPDDSSEAATLLRYADTAMYEAKEEGRNTYRFYAEEMTATAFEHVLFGNALRNALQQHELHLVYQPQINLQSQQWVGLEVLLRWQHPELGEISPAQFIPIAEQSGLIHEIGTWVLQSACCQAKTWLDSGLDLGRIAVNVAASQLNHENFVQVVEDVLRKSGLPPCHLELEVTERLVMQRTEAKIQQLKQLRQLGIQIAIDDFGTGYSSLSYLKLLPIDKLKIDKSFVCDIPHDANDMAIAAAVIALGQALGMTIIAEGVEQEAQVAFLKLKGCHEAQGYLYSQPLRPEMVSEIWNRHHPQNNGANLRIE, from the coding sequence ATGCCACCCTTCGACTGCGCTGTTCTAGTCATCAGTGATGCAGATGTAACGGCGAGTTCACTTCAGAACCTGCTAGAGCAGGCTGATCAGGGTTTGGGGCAGGTGCTGGCTGTGGGCTACGACGGGCCAATTTTAGAGCTGTGCCATGCCCACAACCTGCGGCTGATTTTCTTAGACGCTGATCGGCCAGATACGCGGAAATTTGATTGCCTCAAACAGCTGAAAGCTCACCTCGGCGATCGCTGCCCGCCTATTGTGGCGATCGGCCCCAACGAGGCCGACACGGCAACCCAAGCTTTAAAGGCAGGGGCGACCGACTATTGGGTGCAAGAGCGACTTTCCCCGGCTCGTCTGCGCCAGACCCTAGAGGCTTTACCCTGGGCTGATCACCAGCCAGCGATCGCTGAGCTTGATGCCTTTCGGGTGACGCTCTCCGATGCGCTGCGATCGCTGGCCGACCCGATCGAGATTCAAGTCACGGCCAGCCGCATCCTCGGTGAATATCTCAATGCCAGCCGCACCCTATACTTTGAGTGCCGCAATGACATCTACTGTGTTGAACGGGATTACACCAGCGGTGTGGATACCATCGCGGGCTGCTATCCCGTCACTGCATTTGGTCTAACCATTTTTTCCGAATTCTGCGCCGGGCGATCGGTGGTGGTGGCCGATGTCGTCGCTGACCCTCGGCTCTCGCCTGCCGAGCGAGCCACCTATGCATCAGTTCAAATTCTCGCTTACATGGGTATCCCGCTGGTCAAAAATGGTAATTTTGTCGCCGGTTTGGCGGTTCACTCCTCGACGCCCCGCATCTGGACCCAGGCAGAGGTAAACCTGGCAGAAGAAACTGCTGAACGCACCTGGGCAGCGGTCGAACGGGCCCAGGCAGAAGTGGCTCTAAACCAGTCAGAAGAAAAATATCGCACCCTGTTTCAAAACATCGATCAGGGGTTTTGTCTGCTTGAGCTGATCTTTGACGAGCAGGGCCAGGCGGTGGACTTTCGGTGTTTAGAAACCAACCCGGCTTTTGTGAAACATGCAGGGCAGCCCATGGCGGGCAAACGCATTCGCGAGCTAGTGCCCGACTTTGAGCAGATCTGGATCGATACCTACGGGCAGGTTGCCCTGACCGGCAAACCGGTACGGCTCGAACATGTGGTGAAAGGGCTGGGCAACCAGTGGTTTGAGACCTCGGCATTTCGCTACGGTGGCGCAGGGAGTCGCATCGTCGCCGTCCTCTTCACCAACATCACCGATCGCAAACAGGCTGAACTGTCGTTGAAAGACAGTGAAGAGCAGTTTCGTCTGCTGTCAGAAATCAGCCCAGTAGGAATTTTTCGCAACGATATCCACGGGCAATGCACCTACGCCAACGCCAAAACCCTAGAAATTACCGGGCTCTTCCTAGAAGAAAACTTGGGTGGCGGGTGGGGAAAGTATTTACACCCCGACGATCGCGACTGGATGTATGCCGCCTGGTTAACGTTTGTCGAGCAAACTCGCCTGGGTCAACCTGCGACTTATTATGTTGAGCATCGCTTTCTCTATCAAGATGGTTCCCTCCGGTGGGTACTGGGCCAAGCGGTGCCCGAGCACAATGGCCAGGGCGAGCTGGTTGGGTTCATTGGCACCGTCACCGACATCACCGATCGCAAACAGGCTCAAGAAAAACTGACGCGGGAGCTAAACCGCAGTAAGGCGCTTTTGGAGGGCTCCTCCGATGGCATTGTGGTTTTAAACCTGCAGGGCTACGTGGTTGCGGCCAACGAAAGCTATGCCCGCATGCTGGGGCGTACCCTAGAAGACACGCTGACGCTCCACGTATCCGACTGGGATGCCCAATGGAGTCCGGCAGAACTCAACCGTATCGTAGCCTCGCGGCAGTTTGTGGGCCGCACCTTTGAGACCGTCCATCGCTGCCAAGATGGCTCCACCTACGATGTCGAAGTTACCGTCAGCGCAGTCGATACCGACGATGAGTTTTTGCATCTCTGCATTTGTCGAGATATCAGCGAGCGCAAACGCCACGAAGCAAACGCAGCTTTTTTGGTAGAAGTCACGAGCGATCTGTCTCGGCTGACTACCGCCGAAGAGATTATGCAAACCACCGGGGCCAAACTGGGGGCTTATCTACAGCTATCTGACTGTTCATTTGTTGTGCTCGATCATGTTGCTCAGGAAGCAACCATCACCTACGATTGGCACCTAGAGAATGGCATACCCCTGACTGGGGTCTACCGCCTCTCTGACTTTTTGACCCCCGACTTTTTGCGCGACACCCGCGACGGCAAACCCTTCGTAGTCTGCGACACGGAGACCGATCCGCGCACCAATGCTGCCAACTATGCCAGCCTCAATATTCACGCCTTCTGCACCGTGTCATTTCATCAAGATGGTCAGCTGCGATCGCTGCTGGCAGTTTACGATGCCAAACCCCGCCAGTGGCGCGCTGACGAAATCGAACTGGTGGGTGAACTGACCAATCAAATTTTTCCACGGCTAGAGCGCGCCCGGGCGGATGCAGCCCTGCAACGCTACAACGAGACCCTAGAAACGCGAGTGGCCGAGCGCACCGCCGAACTCTCCCAAAGCCTAGCCGCTCTGCAACAGTCTGAAGAACGACTGCACCACCTGGCCCACCACGACCCGCTCACCGGTTTGCCCAATCGGCTGTGGCTCAACCTTCACCTAGAGCAAAGTATTCAGCAGGCCACTCGGCAACAGACCAAGCTAGCGGTGTTGTTTGTCGATCTCGATCGCTTCAAGCACATCAACGACAGCCTGGGCCATCGGGCTGGGGATGGTCTGCTTCAGCAGCTGGGCGATCGCCTGCGCCAAGGCTTGCGGACCAACGACTGCATCGCCCGCATCAGCGGTGATGAGTTTGTCGTCGTCCTCGAAGATGTCAAAGATGTCGCCCACATTGGCACCGCGATTTCTCGACTAATGACGGTGTTTGAAGCGCCCTTCAAACTCGAAGGGCAGACCGTGCACATGACCTCTAGCATCGGCATCAGTCTGTTCCCTGATGACAGTAGCGAAGCGGCGACGCTGTTGCGCTATGCCGACACCGCCATGTACGAAGCCAAAGAAGAAGGCCGCAATACCTATCGGTTTTATGCCGAAGAAATGACCGCCACAGCCTTTGAGCATGTCTTGTTTGGCAATGCGCTGCGCAACGCCCTCCAGCAGCACGAGCTACACCTGGTATATCAGCCCCAAATTAATCTACAGTCGCAGCAATGGGTGGGGCTCGAGGTGCTGTTGCGCTGGCAACATCCAGAGCTGGGGGAGATCTCCCCTGCTCAATTTATCCCAATTGCCGAGCAAAGCGGCCTGATTCACGAGATTGGCACTTGGGTATTGCAGTCGGCCTGTTGCCAAGCCAAGACCTGGCTTGACAGCGGGTTAGACCTTGGCCGCATTGCCGTCAACGTAGCGGCCTCGCAACTCAACCACGAAAACTTTGTCCAGGTGGTTGAGGATGTGCTGCGCAAAAGCGGGTTGCCCCCCTGCCACCTAGAGCTAGAAGTGACAGAACGCCTGGTGATGCAGCGCACCGAGGCCAAAATTCAGCAGCTCAAACAGCTGCGGCAGCTGGGTATTCAAATTGCGATCGATGATTTTGGCACGGGCTATTCGTCGCTGAGCTACCTAAAACTGCTGCCCATCGATAAACTCAAAATTGATAAGTCTTTTGTCTGCGATATTCCTCACGATGCCAACGATATGGCGATCGCCGCAGCAGTAATCGCCCTGGGGCAGGCCCTAGGAATGACCATCATTGCCGAAGGCGTTGAGCAGGAAGCCCAAGTGGCTTTCCTAAAACTCAAGGGCTGCCACGAAGCCCAGGGATATCTCTATAGCCAACCGCTCAGACCAGAGATGGTTTCAGAAATTTGGAACCGCCACCATCCCCAAAACAATGGCGCCAATCTGCGGATTGAATAA